GTAGCAAATTTTAAGACCACCTCAACAATAGAGGCAGTTAATATCAAACGCGCCTTAAATTCTTTATTGCCGCAGGATATAAAAATATCCAGTGCATCTGAAGTGGATTTAGGTTTTCATTCTCAGCACGGAGCTAAACTTAAGACCTATCAGTATCTCATACTTAATAGCAGAGATTCCAATCCGCTATTATTTCGTTATGTGCATCAGGTTGCCTTTTCTCTAGATATTCCTCTTATGGCTGCTGAGTTGCGTCTTCTAAGAGGCAGGCATAACTTTAAGTCCTTTTGTGCAAGTGGCTCAAAGGTGAAAAGTACTACCAGGACCGTAAAGAAATTGGCTTTAAGAACCAGTGCCAAATTCTCTGCTTGGGACTTGATGAATAAGGCAAGATTGGTTATAATTAGCATAGAGGCTGATGGGTTTCTTTATAACATGGTAAGAAATATTGTCGGGACATTGATTGATATTGGCCGTGGCCATCTAAAAAAAGGCGATATGAAGAGAATCCTGAAGGCTAAGGACAGGAGATTAGCCGGCTCAACAGCTCCTGCAAAAGGGCTGTATCTTTGTGAGGTTAAATATAAGAAATGATTAGACAGATTTCAGAGTGGTCAGTTAGATTGTCCAAAAGTATTAATAATAAAGCAGCCGTGAATTTATATGCTGTGATAATTATGGTTGTTGTCTTAGCTATTCTGGCTGCTGCAGCAGTAGTGAGAGTAACCAATATCCAAGGTGACGCTACTTTATTGAGTGAGGAGGCCCTGTTACGCTCGCTTACTAAGGCTGCGATGCTTTATAACGTAGAGAATGATGATTGGTATGGCCGCAATGCTAATGATGATATTTTTGCCGAATTTTTACAAGATCCGCCACCCCATTCTACCGCGACTACTCTCTTTGAACTTCTTGATTTGAGCGGAGGCCCTGATGAGGAATGGGAGCTTTATTATTTTTCGGCTAATGAGTGGTATATAGGTTGTCCTCATCTCCGAGGAATTTCTGCGAGTGGGGGTGGTACAGCGTGGCGTTTCTTCGTTGAAGGAGGCAAAGTTGAACTTTTGTGGGGACCAAACCACATTTGGCCTTGAGGAGTGAGATGACAATTTATATTGACACATGAGCTTGTTTTTGCTATAGTTACACCCTTATGAAAATTAAGCGAAATCGTACATACTTACCAAAAAAGCAAGAAATTAAACGCAGGTGGTATATTGTTGATGCCGAGAATATGGTACTGGGCAGGATTGCAGCCAAAATTGCCACTGTATTAAGAGGTAAGAATAAGCCGCAATTTACTCCACATCTTGATACCGGAGATGGGGTTATTGTAATCAATGCCCAAAAAGTGAGGGTTACAGGAAAAAAGGGTCAGGATAAGATTTATCAGCGTTATTCAGGATACCCCAGTGGGTTGAAAGAAATAAACCTTAACGAACTGATGAGCAAAAAGCCACAACTCGTTATCACAAATGCAGTTAAGAATATGCTCCCTGACAATAAGTTGAAGAGAGTCGTTCTTAAAAGGTTAAAGATATATAAAGATGAGGTACATCCTCATTCTGGCCAAAACCCAGTTAAATTAGAGATTTAAATGAGTGAGATTAGTAAATATAAAGGTTTAGGTAGGCGCAAAGAGTCAGTTGCGCAGGTAATTTTACAGCCAGGCAAAGGCGGCATCCAGGTTAATAGTCTTGATTGGCAACAGTATTTCAAGCGCGAGACTGACCGCTTATTAATCTGCCAACCTTTAGAGCAGACAGGAAATTCCAACAAATTTGATATTATGATTAAGGTAAGCGGGGGTGGGATTTCTGGTCAGGCTGGCGCAACCAGGCTTGCCATAGTCAGGGCCTTGCTTTTAGCGCAACCCGACTCTAAAACAGTGCTTAAAAAATTCGGATTTCTTACTAGGGATTCACGCATGAAAGAACGTAAGAAATTTGGACGAAAAGGGGCAAGAAAGAGGTTTCAGTGGACTAAACGATAAACGAACCATAATTTCAGATAGAGAATCCGCTAGAGACCCTAGCGGATTTTTTTTATGCATTTGGCGATTGAACTCATTTCTAGATAAGGGGTTGTGCATCATGATCTGATATTTGTAGGCATTTATACAGTCGGGAGTAGGCGGAAATACTTATTGACCCTGTTAGAAATTGTGATAAGATGTTATTCTTAGCTTATGTCAGTATTTTGATTCTGATAGAGGAAAAATTATGGTAAAGGTTGGGATAATTGGAGTTACAGGTTTTAGTGGCGAGGAATTGTTGCGGATCTTACTTAAGCATGCGCATGCCTCTGTTGTCTCTGTCTCAGCAAAGATTGATGCTGAAATGCCTTTAGATGAGATTTATTCTGATCTGAAAACAAAGTTAGGCCTTACATGCGCAGAACCTGATATTGATGAGATATCAAAAAAATGCGATGTAATCTTTTTAGCCTTGCCCCATACTGTATCAATGAAAATCGCGCCTTTGCTGCTTAAAAAAGGCAAATTAGTTATAGATTTGAGTGCTGACTATAGACTCGACGCCCCAACTTATGAAACCCATTATAAGGTTAAGCATTTAGATCTGGATAATTTAGGAAAGGCTGTTTATGGTCTGCCGGAAATTAATCGCGACCTTATTAAGAAGACCAAGTTGATCGCTAACCCCGGCTGTTATCCCACTGCAGCATTACTGGGAATTTTGCCGTTATTAAAGGCTGCTATATCAGTTGACTCTATTTATATTGATGCAAAATCAGGGATTAGTGGTGCGGGAAGAAAGCCAGAATTAAAATTAGATGAATTTAAAGAAAAAGGCAATCTTAAGGCATATAAGGTTAATAGTCATCAACATGCACCTGAGATTCTACAGCAAATAAACAAGCTTACTAAGTCACGACCAGAATTAGTATTTGTGCCGCATCTAATTCCTGCGCAACGCGGCATACTAGAGACAATATACATAAGATGCAAGATTCAAAAAGCAGAAAGTGCAATCACAGGATTATATAAGAAATTCTATAAGCATGAGCCGTTTGTGAGAGTGTTGGATGATGGAGTATTTCCTCAATTGCAGAATGTCGTTAATACTAATTTTTGCGAGATAGGACTAAAGGTTGAGGATGATCTTCTAATTGTTGTTAGCGCCATTGATAATCTGGTTAAAGGCGCTTCAGGTCAGGCTATACAGAATATGAACATTGCCTGTAGATTTAAGGAAACAGAGGGTCTGTTATGAGTTCTAGTTTTAGTGCAATCACGCGAGCCAAGGGTTTTTTTGCAGCTGGCATATCCTGCGGTATAAAAAAATCTAATAAGAAAGATTTGGCACTTATCTTGTCAGTAAATAAGGCGCTTGCAACTGGTTTGTTTACTGCAAATAGCGTTAAGGCAGCTCCGCTTCTGGTCACTAGAGACCACCTTAAAAATGGTCGTGCACAAGCAATCCTGATAAATAGCGGCAATGCCAATTGTTTTACAGGAGTTGGAGGTTTAGCTGATGCCAGGAAAGTTGTACGTCTTGTGGCCAAGTGCTTAACGATAAAGACAGCTGATGTCCTGACAGCTTCGACTGGAATAATCGCCAAGCCTTTACCATTGAATAAAATTATCCCCTCGATTCCCAGTCTTTGTTTGAAACTTAGAAGAGGAGGAGGTCAAGATGCGGCTTACGCGATTCAGACAACAGATACCTTCTTAAAACAGGCAGCTAAAAGTTTTAAGATCGGAGCTAAGACCGTATCCATTGGAGCTATGGCAAAGGGCGCTGGTATGGTCTTTCCTCATCTTAGGGGCCATGCAACTACACTCTGCTTTATTACTACAGATGCTGATATCCAATATCGCGCCTTAAAAGAGGCATTAGGCTTTGCAGTTGAGGAATCATTTAATGCCATAACTATTGATGGCTGTATGAGCACCAATGATATGGTTTTGATCTTAGCAAACGCAGCAGCCAACAATCGCAAGATTAAATTAGGCAGTAGAGAATTTTATAAATTTAGAGATATACTTAGCGGGATTTGCAAAGAATTAGCCAAGAAAGTAGTAGCTGATGCAGAAGGAGCGAGTAAATTCATAGAGATAAGAATAAAAGGCGCTAAGACACAGATACAGGCTAAGCAGGCCGCATTTGCTATTGCCAATTCAGCCTTGTTTAAAAGTGCTTGTTTTGGTGAAAATAAAAATATTGGCAGAATTGTTCAATCAGTGGGTGCTATAGGCATAAAACTTGAGGAGCGAAAGACAAAAATTAGCCTGAGTAACCTAAGAAGTAAAAATATCATAGTCGGAGTTGATTTAGGTCAGGGAAAATTCGATAGCGTGGTTTATACTTCGGATTTAACCCCAGCCTATGTGAAAATTAATGCCGGCTATAATTAGGTACAAGGAATTAAAACCATGCAAGAGATAGTAAGAAAAGCTGATATCTTAATCGAAGCGCTGCCATACATTAAGGCATTTCATAAGAAGATACTGGTTATAAAATATGGCGGCAGCATCTTAGGTGATGATAAGATTCGCAAGGGTGTTTTAGAAGATATAGTATTCTTAAATTTTATGGGATTAAGACCTATGCTTGTTCATGGAGGCGGACCTCATATCAGCGAGCGTATGAAAAAAGAGGGCAAGAAGGTAAGATTCATTGATGGAATCCGTATCACAGATAAGCAAACATTAAAAATCGTCATAGAGGAATTGGAAATAATAAACAAAAAAATTGTAGCAGAGTTCAAGGAATTGGGGGCAGATGCTAAAGGAATTACTGCAGGCCAAAAAAATATAATTAAGGTGAAAAGAAAACTATCTAAGCAGCGTAAAAGCTTAGGCTTTGTGGGTAAGATATCGGAAGTTAACGCAAGACCTTTGAAGAAAATACTTGAACAAGATTCGATTCTCGTACTTTCTCCTATAGGCACAGGAGAAGACGGAAAGCAATACAATATAAATGCTGATGAGGTTGCGGCTCATTTAGCTGTTAGTCTAGGCGCTGAAAAACTTGTTTTGCTGACTAATGTAAAAGGTATAATGCGCAACCCCGAAGATAACCATTCATTTATTGCTACACTTAACATTGAAGAGGCCAGGCACTTGGTGAAAGAGAAGGTAATTCAGGAGGGTATGATTCCTAAGGTATCAGCAGCTATTGAGGCCATCAGTAAAGGAGTGGGCAAAGCGCATATAGTTGATGCTAGATTAAATCGCGCCCTGTTGCTTGAGATCTTTACAGAACAGGGTATAGGCACTGAAATTGTTAAGTAGGGTTTAATTTCTATAGTTGATGAGAAGATGAAACAAGAAGAGATTTTCCAAAGCTACAAACAATACATAATGGGTACGTATACCCGCACACCATTAATTTTTACCAAAGGTAAAGGTAGTAAGCTCATTGATATTAATGGAAAGGAGTATCTTGATTTTTTCCCAGGCTGGGGTGTAAATAATCTAGGCCATTGTCATCCCAAAGTGATTGCAGCTGTCAAGGATCAGATAAAGAAATTGACATTTATTCCTAATAATTTTTATCATATTAATCAGGCGAAATTAGCACAAGAGATTAATTTCTGGAGCTTTGATTCTAAGGTGTTCTTTTGTAATTCAGGTGCAGAGGCAAACGAGGCAGCCATAAAATTTTCAAGGGTTTATGGAAAGGGTAAGCGTAGCCAGATAATTAGTTTTTATAATTCTTTTCATGGCCGTACATTTGGTGCCCTTTCAGCAACCGGCCAGGAAAAATACAAAAAAGGCTTCCAGCCTTTATTGGCTGGTTTTAAGTTTGTAGAGTTTAACAATCTAGAGGCAGTTAAAAATGCCCTGACAGAAGATACTGTTGCTATTATGTTGGAATTGATTCAAGGTGAGGGCGGCATTAATGTAGCTGGGAAAGAATTCATTAAGGATTTGAGAAGACTCTGTGATGAAAAAAAGTTACTGTTAATAATTGATGAGGTTCAGACGGGCATGGGTAGAACCGGAGAGATGTTTTGCTTTAAGCATTACGCAGTCACGCCAGATATAATGACCTTGGCTAAGTCTTTGGGCGGTGGACTTCCGATTGGAGCAATGTTAGTAGCAAGACCGATTGCTGATATCCTAAAACCTGGTATGCATGCTTCAACATTCGGTGGCTCTCCTTTGGTGTCAAAAGCAGCCCTTGCTGTCTTTAGTGCAATCCAAAAGGAGAAGATGTTAAGCAATGCCAAAAAAATGGGTGAATATTTATTCGAGAGACTCAATGAGTTAAAGAGCAAGTTTAAGATTATAAAAGATATTCGAGGTTTAGGTCTGATGTGTGGTGTTGAACTTGAAATAGAAGGTAAGCCAATAGTTGATTTTTGCCTAACTCAAGGGCTGATAATAAATTGTACACAAGGCAAGGTCTTGCGGCTGATGCCCGCATTAAACATAGATAAAAAGAAAATAGATAAGGCGCTTAGGATTCTGAAATGCGCCTTAGAAAAACAATAGAGAGTGAAATTATGAAAAAGGATTTTATTTCAATAAAGGATTTAAGCTATGAGGATATTAATCACATATTTGAATTAACGCGTGAATTGAAAAAGGGGCCTCAGGCTTTTAAAAATTCTTTGGCTGATAAGTCAATAATTTTAGTATTTGAGAAGCCATCCAGTAGAACGCGCGTCTCTTTTGAGGTGGGTATCTGGCAATTAGGAGCCAAATGTATATATTTAGGCCAGCAGAATGCGCGTTTAGGTGTGCGTGAATCAATAAAAGATATGGCACACACCTTAAGTCGCTATGTGGATGCAATCGTTTTACGTACATTTTCTCATAAGTTATTAGAGGATTTAGCTCATTATGCCAGTATCCCGGTGGTAAATGCCTTGACGGATTTATTGCACCCCTGTCAGGCATTATCTGATGTCTATACCTTGACTGAGAAATTTTCAAATCTTGACAACAAGACAATTGCCTTTGTGGGTGATGGAAATAATGTCTGTCATAGCCTGATAATTATCTGTTCTAAGTTGGGGATTAATTTAAATATTGCAACGCCAAAGAAATTTGCTCCTAAACCGCAGATAATCAAAGAGGCAAAGGAATCTGCTAAGAATGATGCAGGAATAAACTTGTTTAACGATGCAGTCAGCGCAGTCAAAGGCGCTGATGTAATTTATACTGATGTCTGGACAAGCATGGGCAAGGAAAGCGAGGCAAAGAAAAGAATAAAGGCGTTTAAGGCATTCCAGATAAATAAAGATCTGATTGATGATAGTGGTAAGGATGTCCTTATAATGCATTGCCTGCCTGCACATCGGGGCGAGGAAATAACGGATGAGGTTATTGATGGTCAAAACTCAATTGTATTTGACCAGGCGGAGAATAGATTGCATGTGCAAAAGGCAATACTTCTGGAGCTTCTAAAAAACTAGGCTGTTTTGAAATGGAGAATTTGAAATGTCAAAAAATATCGTTTTAGCTTATTCCGGAGGATTGGATACGTCCTGTTGTATCAGTTGGCTTAAAGAGCAGGGCTACAAAGTTTTTTGTTTTATTGCCGATGTTGGCCAGGATGAGGATTTGGCAAAGATAAAGCAAAGGGCCTTAAATATCGGCGCTGAGGATGTTATTATCCGCAATTTAAAGCAGGAATTTGTCAACG
This window of the Candidatus Omnitrophota bacterium genome carries:
- the truA gene encoding tRNA pseudouridine(38-40) synthase TruA codes for the protein MRNIKLSISYDGTNYCGWQVQKNRGERRSIQGVIEKTLKKILQERVRLIGSGRTDAGVHALGQVANFKTTSTIEAVNIKRALNSLLPQDIKISSASEVDLGFHSQHGAKLKTYQYLILNSRDSNPLLFRYVHQVAFSLDIPLMAAELRLLRGRHNFKSFCASGSKVKSTTRTVKKLALRTSAKFSAWDLMNKARLVIISIEADGFLYNMVRNIVGTLIDIGRGHLKKGDMKRILKAKDRRLAGSTAPAKGLYLCEVKYKK
- the rplM gene encoding 50S ribosomal protein L13; amino-acid sequence: MKIKRNRTYLPKKQEIKRRWYIVDAENMVLGRIAAKIATVLRGKNKPQFTPHLDTGDGVIVINAQKVRVTGKKGQDKIYQRYSGYPSGLKEINLNELMSKKPQLVITNAVKNMLPDNKLKRVVLKRLKIYKDEVHPHSGQNPVKLEI
- the rpsI gene encoding 30S ribosomal protein S9, giving the protein MSEISKYKGLGRRKESVAQVILQPGKGGIQVNSLDWQQYFKRETDRLLICQPLEQTGNSNKFDIMIKVSGGGISGQAGATRLAIVRALLLAQPDSKTVLKKFGFLTRDSRMKERKKFGRKGARKRFQWTKR
- the argC gene encoding N-acetyl-gamma-glutamyl-phosphate reductase, coding for MVKVGIIGVTGFSGEELLRILLKHAHASVVSVSAKIDAEMPLDEIYSDLKTKLGLTCAEPDIDEISKKCDVIFLALPHTVSMKIAPLLLKKGKLVIDLSADYRLDAPTYETHYKVKHLDLDNLGKAVYGLPEINRDLIKKTKLIANPGCYPTAALLGILPLLKAAISVDSIYIDAKSGISGAGRKPELKLDEFKEKGNLKAYKVNSHQHAPEILQQINKLTKSRPELVFVPHLIPAQRGILETIYIRCKIQKAESAITGLYKKFYKHEPFVRVLDDGVFPQLQNVVNTNFCEIGLKVEDDLLIVVSAIDNLVKGASGQAIQNMNIACRFKETEGLL
- the argJ gene encoding bifunctional glutamate N-acetyltransferase/amino-acid acetyltransferase ArgJ yields the protein MSSSFSAITRAKGFFAAGISCGIKKSNKKDLALILSVNKALATGLFTANSVKAAPLLVTRDHLKNGRAQAILINSGNANCFTGVGGLADARKVVRLVAKCLTIKTADVLTASTGIIAKPLPLNKIIPSIPSLCLKLRRGGGQDAAYAIQTTDTFLKQAAKSFKIGAKTVSIGAMAKGAGMVFPHLRGHATTLCFITTDADIQYRALKEALGFAVEESFNAITIDGCMSTNDMVLILANAAANNRKIKLGSREFYKFRDILSGICKELAKKVVADAEGASKFIEIRIKGAKTQIQAKQAAFAIANSALFKSACFGENKNIGRIVQSVGAIGIKLEERKTKISLSNLRSKNIIVGVDLGQGKFDSVVYTSDLTPAYVKINAGYN
- the argB gene encoding acetylglutamate kinase is translated as MQEIVRKADILIEALPYIKAFHKKILVIKYGGSILGDDKIRKGVLEDIVFLNFMGLRPMLVHGGGPHISERMKKEGKKVRFIDGIRITDKQTLKIVIEELEIINKKIVAEFKELGADAKGITAGQKNIIKVKRKLSKQRKSLGFVGKISEVNARPLKKILEQDSILVLSPIGTGEDGKQYNINADEVAAHLAVSLGAEKLVLLTNVKGIMRNPEDNHSFIATLNIEEARHLVKEKVIQEGMIPKVSAAIEAISKGVGKAHIVDARLNRALLLEIFTEQGIGTEIVK
- a CDS encoding aspartate aminotransferase family protein → MKQEEIFQSYKQYIMGTYTRTPLIFTKGKGSKLIDINGKEYLDFFPGWGVNNLGHCHPKVIAAVKDQIKKLTFIPNNFYHINQAKLAQEINFWSFDSKVFFCNSGAEANEAAIKFSRVYGKGKRSQIISFYNSFHGRTFGALSATGQEKYKKGFQPLLAGFKFVEFNNLEAVKNALTEDTVAIMLELIQGEGGINVAGKEFIKDLRRLCDEKKLLLIIDEVQTGMGRTGEMFCFKHYAVTPDIMTLAKSLGGGLPIGAMLVARPIADILKPGMHASTFGGSPLVSKAALAVFSAIQKEKMLSNAKKMGEYLFERLNELKSKFKIIKDIRGLGLMCGVELEIEGKPIVDFCLTQGLIINCTQGKVLRLMPALNIDKKKIDKALRILKCALEKQ
- the argF gene encoding ornithine carbamoyltransferase; translated protein: MKKDFISIKDLSYEDINHIFELTRELKKGPQAFKNSLADKSIILVFEKPSSRTRVSFEVGIWQLGAKCIYLGQQNARLGVRESIKDMAHTLSRYVDAIVLRTFSHKLLEDLAHYASIPVVNALTDLLHPCQALSDVYTLTEKFSNLDNKTIAFVGDGNNVCHSLIIICSKLGINLNIATPKKFAPKPQIIKEAKESAKNDAGINLFNDAVSAVKGADVIYTDVWTSMGKESEAKKRIKAFKAFQINKDLIDDSGKDVLIMHCLPAHRGEEITDEVIDGQNSIVFDQAENRLHVQKAILLELLKN